Proteins encoded together in one Mycobacterium sp. MS1601 window:
- a CDS encoding peroxiredoxin, with product MKRGDVVDDFVLPDQTGADRRFSDFLAQGPVVLFFYPAAMTSGCTKEACHFRDLAAEFAAVGGQRVGISTDAVDKQAQFAQKERFDYPLLSDADATVATAFGVKRGLLGKFMPVKRTTFVIDTDRRVLDVIASEISMDSHADKALEVLRKRAK from the coding sequence ATGAAACGCGGGGACGTCGTCGATGACTTTGTTCTGCCTGATCAAACTGGTGCCGATCGTCGATTCAGCGACTTTCTGGCCCAGGGTCCGGTTGTGCTGTTCTTCTATCCGGCAGCCATGACGTCCGGCTGCACCAAGGAGGCCTGCCACTTCCGCGACCTCGCCGCCGAGTTTGCGGCCGTGGGTGGTCAGCGAGTCGGGATCAGCACCGACGCCGTCGACAAACAAGCACAGTTCGCCCAGAAGGAGCGCTTCGACTATCCCCTGCTCTCGGATGCCGACGCAACGGTTGCGACGGCCTTCGGGGTGAAGCGCGGCCTGTTGGGCAAGTTCATGCCGGTGAAGCGGACGACATTCGTGATCGACACCGATCGCAGGGTGCTCGACGTGATCGCCAGTGAGATCAGCATGGACTCGCACGCCGACAAGGCGCTCGAGGTACTGCGAAAGCGGGCGAAGTAG
- the hisF gene encoding imidazole glycerol phosphate synthase subunit HisF, whose product MTIAQTTLATRVIPCLDVDAGRVVKGVNFENLRDAGDPVELAAVYDAEGADELTFLDVTASSSGRATMLEVVRRTAEQVFIPLTVGGGVRAVADVDVLLRAGADKVSVNTAAIARPDLLAEMSRQFGSQCIVLSVDARTAPLNQDGSRSTPSGWEVTTYGGRRGTGIDAVEWARRGAELGVGEILLNSMDADGTKAGFDLPMLRAVRAAVTVPVIASGGAGAVEHFAPAVHAGADAVLAASVFHFKELTIGQVKAAMAADGICVR is encoded by the coding sequence ATGACCATTGCGCAAACCACTCTGGCCACTCGGGTGATCCCGTGCCTGGACGTCGACGCCGGGCGCGTAGTCAAGGGGGTCAACTTCGAGAACCTGCGTGACGCAGGCGATCCCGTCGAGCTCGCCGCGGTCTACGACGCCGAGGGCGCCGACGAGTTGACCTTCTTGGACGTCACCGCGTCGTCGTCGGGCCGGGCCACCATGCTCGAGGTGGTGCGCCGCACCGCCGAGCAGGTGTTCATCCCGCTGACCGTCGGCGGGGGAGTGCGCGCGGTTGCCGATGTGGACGTGCTGCTGCGGGCCGGTGCGGACAAGGTGTCGGTGAACACCGCCGCCATCGCCAGGCCGGACCTGCTGGCCGAGATGTCGCGGCAGTTCGGATCCCAGTGCATCGTGCTGTCGGTCGACGCCCGCACCGCGCCTCTGAATCAGGACGGCTCGAGGTCCACTCCATCCGGGTGGGAGGTCACCACCTACGGCGGTCGCCGTGGCACCGGTATCGATGCAGTCGAATGGGCAAGGCGTGGAGCCGAACTCGGCGTGGGCGAGATCCTGTTGAACTCCATGGACGCCGACGGCACCAAAGCGGGATTCGACCTGCCGATGTTGCGTGCGGTGCGTGCCGCCGTGACAGTGCCGGTGATCGCCAGCGGGGGCGCCGGTGCAGTCGAGCACTTCGCGCCGGCGGTGCACGCCGGTGCCGATGCTGTGTTGGCGGCCAGCGTGTTTCACTTCAAGGAGCTGACCATCGGTCAGGTGAAGGCAGCCATGGCTGCTGACGGGATCTGTGTCCGATGA
- the hisI gene encoding phosphoribosyl-AMP cyclohydrolase — translation MTSLDPVVAERLKRNADGLFTAVVQERGTGDVLMVAWMDDDALARTLATREATYFSRSRGEQWIKGATSGHTQHVHSVRLDCDGDTVLLVVDQVGGACHTGDHTCFDADVLLPSE, via the coding sequence ATGACGTCGTTGGACCCTGTTGTTGCCGAGCGGTTGAAGCGCAACGCCGACGGCTTGTTCACCGCCGTGGTGCAGGAACGTGGTACCGGTGACGTGCTGATGGTCGCCTGGATGGACGACGACGCCCTGGCCCGCACCCTGGCGACGCGCGAGGCCACGTACTTCTCGCGATCGCGTGGCGAGCAGTGGATCAAGGGTGCGACGTCCGGGCATACCCAGCACGTGCACTCTGTGCGCCTGGACTGTGACGGGGACACCGTGCTGCTGGTGGTCGATCAGGTGGGTGGTGCCTGCCACACCGGCGATCACACCTGCTTCGACGCGGATGTGCTGCTGCCCTCGGAGTAG